The Populus alba chromosome 4, ASM523922v2, whole genome shotgun sequence genome contains a region encoding:
- the LOC118039775 gene encoding BURP domain protein USPL1 has product MGVDVLSWRLILCSLLVLLFAKDSSARKMTHTRWREVSDDDTNGLQHNREPDLQQLSKDDHLLTRHTRGGGDHRNHEHGHLSSHMNHMDPSDKIFFTIKDLQVGKTLPIYFYYRDPSTSPHLISREEANSIPFSLAELPYLLEFFSLSKESPQAKAMEYTLTQCELELMEGETKFCATSLESMLDFAQATFGSETQVKALTTNHLRKPVVPIQNYTIVEEPREILVPKVIGCHTMPYPYAVYYCHSQEGGNRLYEISLGGENGDRVQAIGVCHMDTSQWDPENPSFRVLKIKPGTAPVCHVFPADNIVWVPLLS; this is encoded by the exons ATGGGTGTTGATGTTTTGTCTTGGAGACTTATCCTCTGTTCTCTACTTGTTTTACTG TTTGCTAAAGACTCTAGTGCAAGAAAGATGACTCACACAAGATGGAGAGAAGTGTCGGATGATGATACAAACGGTCTGCAACACAATCGAGAACCTGATTTGCAACAGCTTTCAAAGGATGATCATCTTCTAACCAGGCACACTAGGGGTGGTGGTGATCATCGAAACCATGAACATGGTCATCTATCATCACATATGAATCATATGGACCCTTCAGACAAGATTTTCTTCACCATAAAAGATCTGCAAGTTGGAAAAACACTTCCAATTTACTTCTACTATAGAGACCCTTCAACTTCTCCTCATCTGATATCTAGAGAAGAAGCCAATTCGATTCCATTCTCTTTAGCAGAATTACCTTATCTTCTTGAATTTTTCTCTTTGTCCAAAGAATCTCCTCAAGCCAAAGCCATGGAATATACACTAACACAATGTGAACTTGAACTCATGGAAGGGGAGACCAAGTTCTGTGCTACTTCCTTGGAATCCATGCTTGATTTTGCACAGGCCACTTTTGGATCGGAAACCCAAGTAAAAGCCTTAACCACCAATCATCTTAGAAAGCCAGTTGTACCTATACAAAACTACACCATTGTGGAGGAGCCTAGAGAGATCTTGGTACCAAAAGTGATAGGATGTCATACCATGCCTTACCCTTATGCAGTTTATTATTGCCATAGCCAAGAAGGTGGGAACAGGTTATATGAGATTTCACTTGGTGGTGAGAATGGAGATAGAGTTCAAGCTATCGGTGTTTGCCACATGGACACCTCTCAATGGGATCCTGAAAACCCATCATTTCGTGTGCTGAAAATAAAGCCTGGAACTGCCCCTGTATGCCATGTTTTCCCAGCAGATAACATAGTCTGGGTGCCTTTGCTTTCATAA